From the genome of Halomonas sp. LR3S48:
CGAGTCCGAGATGCGACAGCATCACCAGGCTATGAAACCACAGGTCGGCGGTTTCGGCGACTAGCGCCTTGCGCTCGTCGTCGCCACCGGCCTCGGCATCCTTGGCTGCCAGCAGGGTTTCCGTGGCTTCCTCGCCGACCTTTTCGAGTATCTTGTTAAGCCCCTTGTCATGCAAGGCGGCCACGTAGGACTCGGCGGGGTCGGCGCTGCGGCGTTGGCTCAGTACGTCGAAGAGTTCATCGAGAATATCATGCATGCGAGCGGCTCCGGTTGCGATGGATCAAGTTCATTGCCAGGCCAGCAGCAGCAGGCCGAGGAGCCCCGCAGCGAGTATCGGCCAGGGCTGGCCCGCGGCCCACGTGGCTAGCGGCTGCCAGGCCAGCGCCAGCCCGGCCAGCAGCAACCCCAGGCGCAGGCGGCGTCCGCCGCGCCGCCCTTCGCGCAGTTGGTGCTGGATGCCGCCGAGGGCCTGGGCCTGGCGGCGGCGCTGGCGGTGCTCGTGCTCGATGCGGCTCAGTGCCTGGTGAGCCACGGAGGGCAGCTCGGGCAGTTGGCGCGAAAGTTCGGGTGCCTGGCGCTTGAGCGACTCCCACAGGCCGACCGGCCCGGCGCGCTCGTGCATCCAGCGCTCCAGGTAGGGCTTGGCGGTGCTCCACAGGTCGAGGTCGGGATAGAGCTGACGCCCCAGCCCCTCGATGTTGAGCAGGGTCTTCTGCAGCAGCACCAGCTGTGGCTGGACCTCCATGTTGAAGCGCCGTGCGGTCTGGAACAGCCCCAGCAGCACCTGGCCGAAGGAGATGTCCTTGAGCGGCTTCTCCAGAATCGGCTCGCATACCGTGCGAATGGCAGCGGCGAATTCGTTGGCACGGGTATCTTCGCTCACCCAGCCCGACTCGATGTGCAGCGCGGCGACCTCGTAGTAGTCCTGACGGAAGAAGGCGAGCAGGTTGCGCGCCAGGTAGTCCTGATCCTCGCGGGTCAGGCTGCCGACGATGCCGCAGTCGATGGCGATGTACTGGGGGTCGTGCGGATGTTCGCGGGACACGAAGATATTGCCCGGGTGCATGTCGGCGTGGAAGAAGTTGTCGCGGAACACCTGGGTGAAGAAGATTTCCACGCCGCGCTCGGCTAGCCGCTTGAGGTCGGTGCCCTGGGCCTTCAGCGCGGCGATGTCGGCCACCGGGATGCCGTGGATGCGCTCCTGCACCATGACCCGGCGGCGGGTATGCGACCAGTGGACCGTGGGCACGTGAAGCAGCGGCGAGTCCTTGAAGTTGCGCTTGAGCTGCGAGGTATTGGCCGCTTCCTTGTGCAGGTCGAGTTCGTCGAACAGGGTCGCTTCGTAATCGCGTACCACTTCCACCGGACGCAGGCGTCGCGCCTCGGGGATCAAGGTCAGCAGGCCGGCCACGCGATACATCAGGGCCATGTCCTGGCGCATGACGCGATCGATGGCGGGGCGGATGATCTTGACCACCACATCTTCGCCGCTGTGCAGGCGAGCGGCGTGCACCTGGGCGATGGAGGCCGACGCCAGCGACTCGGGCTCGAAATGCGCAAAGGCAACGTCCAGCGGCATGCGCAGCTCCGACTCCACCAGCGCACGGGCTTCGTCGGCGGGGAAGGGCGGCACCTGATCCTGCAGGCGCCTCAGCTCGTTGGCGATCTCCTCCGGCAACAGGTCGCGGCGAGTGGAGAGCAACTGGCCGAACTTGACGAAGATCGGGCCCAGCGACTCCAGGGCCAGGCGCAGCCGTTCGCCACCGGTGCGCCGGCCCACCGGTACCAGGCGCAGCGGCGAGAGCAGGAAGGCCAGGCGTAGCCACCAGGGCAAACGCTGCAGCGGCAGCAGAGTATCGAGGCGATAGCGGGTGATGACCCACATGATGCGCAGCAGGCGAAACCCCATCATGACGTGGCCTCACGTTCGAGTCGGCGGCGCAGCCTGGCCAGGCGGGCCTCGAGGCGGTCGGTGGCCATTTCCAGTTCGGTGAGATGGTCGCGCAGGGTCTCGAGCTGCTGGCGGCCAGGCAGCAGGCGCGCCTCCTCGAAGACATACTCGGCGATGTCGGCACGCATCTCCTGCTGGGCGCGCAGGCCCCAGCGGGCCATGCGGCGGATACCTTCGGCCAGACTGTGGGCGGGCACGCCGCCCAGCCAGCGCGCCAGTTCCGCCTCCCAGTCGAGGTCGAGATCGAAGAACAGGTCGCGCACCTCCTCGAGCAGGTGCACGCGGCCGCGTACCGCCAGGCGCCCGCTGAACATCAGCCGCTCGATCGTCTCGCCGCCGAGCAGCTCGCCCAGCGTCTCGGCATCGAGCTCGACCACGGCGTCGGCGCTGCTCTCGTCGGGCACCTCCTGGCGCATCAGGTCGACGCCATGGGAATGGAAGCTCAGCAGCAGCGCCAGGGAGGGGTGCTCCAGGCGCAGCAGCAGCCGGCTGCCGGTCAGCCGGGCCAGGCGCGTGGGTGCGGCCAGGTCGCGGGCGAGCAGGGCATTGAGGGTGCGCTCGATGCCGGCCAGCAGCAGGGGCGGGATCAACGTCATCACGTCCTCAAAGCTTGATGCCGCGATGCAGGGCGACGATGCCCCCGGTGAGGTTGGTGTACTCGACCCGCTCCAGCCCCGCCGCTTCCATCATGCCCTTGAGCGTCTCCTGATCGGGGTGCATGCGAATCGACTCGGCCAGGTAGCGATAGCTGTCGGCGTCGCCCGCCACCATCTGGCCCATGAAGGGCAGCAGGCGGAAGGAGTACTCGTCGTAGGCGCGGGTCAGCACGGGGTTGTTCGGCTTGGAGAACTCCAGCACCAGCAGGCGGCCACCGGGCTTTAGCACCCGGGCCATGGAACGCAGTGCGGCGTCCTTGTCGGTGACGTTGCGCAGGCCGAAGGCGATGGTGATGCAGTCGAAGCTGTTGTCGGGGAACGGCAGGCACTCGGCGTTGGCCTGCACGTACTCGACGTTGCCGCCGACGCCGTTGTCGAGCAGCTTGTCGCGGCCGACCCGCAGCATCGATTCGTTGATATCGGCCAGCACCACCCGGCCGCGGGGGCCGACCATGCGCGAGAACTTGAGCGTCAGGTCGCCGGTGCCGCCGGCGATGTCGAGCACGCTATGGCCGGGGCGCACGCCGCTGCGCTCGATGGTGAGGCGCTTCCACAGGCGGTGAATGCCCAGCGACATGAGGTCGTTCATGACGTCGTAGCGCGCCGCCACGGAGTGGAAGACGTCGGCCACGCGCGAGGCCTTTTCCTCGACCGGCACTTCCTGGTAGCCGAAGTGGGTGGTGCGCTGGTCCCCGGGGGTGGAGTGAGGGCTCATGCGAAAAGGGCTCCCGAATCGCTGCGGAAAGGCAAGGCCGAGGCCTCGATTTGCGCGCTATTGTAGCCCTCTCAGGCAGTTCTTGTCTTGACGACTGCCTTCTAGAGCTGCTTGATCTCGATGCCCAGCGGTTCCCGGCTGGCGCCGGCCTTTTCCAGGCGTTCGAGATAGTCGGCCCAGTAGGCCTCGCGGTGCTCGATCAGCTCATGGAGGTATTCCCAGCTGAACAGGCCGCTGTCGTGGCCGTCGTCGAAGGCCAGCTTGACCGCGTAGCGGCCTACCGGTTCGATGTTCTTGAGGCCGACATCCTTCTTGCCCACCTGCAGCACGGCCTGGCTGGGATGGTGTCCGCGCACCTCGGCGGAGGGGGAGTAGACGCGCAGGTACTCCACCGGCAGGCGGTGGCTCTCGCCGTCGGCGTAGGTGAGCTCCAGCTCGCGGGCCTTCTTGTGGTAATGGATCTTGCTGGGTATGGGGGCAGGCATTCCGTTTCTCCCAGTCGTTCGAGTGAGGTATAGCGACTGACGAGGTCCGGCTGTGCTGGCGAAGCGACCTTTAGCAAGGATGCTGGCGGCGAGTGCAGCGGCGCGCGTCAATCGACAGGGATGTCGATTGAGGGCCGGCAAGAGGGACCTTGTTCCGGCCCGACGCGCAGGCCGCAAGCGAACCGCCGGGGTTTCATCCTTGCGTATCGCGAGCGGCACTGGCGAACCGAGGTGCAGCCCTCGTTTAAAGAATATACCGCGACAGATCCTCGTCCATCGCCAGCTCGCCGAGCTGGGAGTCGACGTAGGCGGCATCGACGGACAGGGGGCCGCCGAAATCGGCACCCTTGAACGAGGCATCCTCCAGCAGTCGCTCCATCACCGTATGCAGGCGCCGCGCGCCGATGTTCTCGGTGCCCTCGTTGACCTTCCAGGCGATCTCGGCGATGCGCTCGATGCCATCCTCGGTGAAGTCGATCTCGAGCCCTTCGGTGGCCAGCAGCGCCTTGTACTGCTTGGTCAGGGCGGCGGAAGGCTCGGTGAGGATGCGCTTGAAATCTTCCGGCGTCAGCGCCTCGAGCTCGACCCGGATCGGCAGACGACCCTGCAGCTCGGGAATCAGGTCGGAGGGGCGCGACAGGTGGAAGGCGCCCGACGCGATGAACAGGATGTGATCGGTCTTGACCATGCCGTACTTGGTCGAGACGGTGGAGCCCTCGATCAGCGGCAGCAGGTCGCGCTGCACGCCCTCGCGGGAGACCTCGCCGCCGCTGGACTGGCCGCTGCCCTTGGCCACCTTGTCGATCTCGTCGAGGAAGACGATGCCGTTCTGCTCCACCGCGTCGATGGCGCGGTGCTTGATCTCCTCTTCGTTGACCAGCTTGGCGGCCTCCTCGTCGCGCAGCAGGGCGAAGGCGTCCTTGACCTTGACCCGTCGGCTCTCGGTCTTCTGACGCCCCATGTTGGAGAACAGGCTCTGCAGCTGGCTGGTCATCTCCTCCATGCCCGGCGGGGTCATGATGTCGATGCCCGGCCCCTGCGGGGTGATCTCGATGTCGATCTCCTTGTCGTCGAGGTCGCCCTCACGCAGCTTCTTGCGGAAGATCTGTCGCGTCGAGCTGTCGCTGCGGGGGCTGTCTTCCTGACCACGGGGCGGGGGCAACAGGGCATCGAGGATGCGGTCCTCGGCGGCGTCCTCGGCGCGATGGCTGACTTCATCCTTGGCCTGCTCGCGCACCAGCTTGATGGCGGCTTCGGTGAGGTCGCGAATGATCGACTCGACGTCGCGGCCGACATAGCCCACCTCGGTGAACTTGGTCGCCTCGACCTTGATGAAGGGCGCGCGGGCGAGCTTGGCCAGGCGTCGGGCGATCTCGGTCTTGCCCACCCCGGTGGGGCCGATCATCAGAATATTCTTGGGGGTAACCTCGGGACGCAGGTCATCGTCGAGCTGCATGCGGCGCCAGCGGTTGCGCAGGGCGATGGCGACGGCGCGCTTGGCATCCTGCTGGCCGACGATGAACTGGTCCAGGGCGTGGACGATCTCGCGAGGGGTCATCTGGGACATGTTGGCGGCCTTCAGAGCGTTTCGAGGGTGACGTGGTGGTTGGTGAACACGCAGATGTCACCGGCGATCTCCAAGGATTTCTCGGTGATCTCCTTGGCCGGGAGATCGGTGTTCTCGAGCAGCGCGCGGGCCGCGGCCAGGGCAAAGTTGCCGCCCGAGCCGATGGCGATGATGCCGCGCTCCGGCTCCACCACGTCGCCGTTGCCGGTGATGATCAGCGAAGCGTTCTTGTCGGCCACGGCGAGCAAGGCCTCGAGCCGGCGCAGGGCGCGGTCGGTGCGCCAGTCCTTGGCCAGTTCCACGGCCGCCTTGACCAGGTTGCCCTGGTACTTCTCCAACTGTGCCTCGAAGCGCTCGAACAGGGTGAAGGCATCGGCGGTGCCGCCGGCGAAACCTGCCAGCACCTGGCCGCGATAGAGGCGGCGCACCTTGCTGGCATTGCCCTTCATCACGGTATTGCCCAGCGATACCTGGCCGTCGCCGGCTAGGGCAACCTGGTCGCCGCGGCGCACGGAAACGATCGTGGTCATGGAGAGAACTCCGTAACGGGGAGCCGGGGCTCCCGGTGACTTTCGGCGCCCCGGGTAACGGGCGCCGGACAAGAACGTTCAAGGAAGGTGTGGGCGGCGGCAGGTGAATTCAAGCGTCATCGGAAGCGGAGCTGCCGTGTCGCCCGGCTTGCCCTTCCACCAGCGACTCTCAATTGGTGGCGCGGTGTCGCAGCGGCGTGATCCCCTGGGTGGTCATCAGGTCCTCGGCTCGGTTGAGCTCGCGGGTGTCGTCGTAGGGGCCCACCATGACCCGATGCCAGGTCTGGCCGTCAGCAGACTGTACCTGGCTGACCTGGGCTACCAGGCTCAGGTTGCGCAGGCGCTGGCGCAGCTGCTCGGCATCCTCGGGTTGGCGGAACGATGCCGCCTGCAGCATGTAGCGTGTGCCTGCCGGCGCTTCCGCTTCGTTGGCCGGTGTGGCGTTCACTTCGTCGCGCAGGTTGGCGGCGATCACCTGGGCGATGGGATCGTCGGCGGGTACCGGCTCGCTGGCGGCGTTGGCGTCGAGGGGCGGAGGTACCTCGACCGTCGGTTCCGGCGGCGAGGCGGTCGAGGCGACCTCTTTCGGCGCCACGACCTCCTCGGGCAGAAGGGTGTAGAACTCGAAGGTGGGCATGGGCGGTTCGCGCGGCTCGATGGTGGGCGCGGGCTCGCTGACCTCCGTGGGTGTGCGCGGCATCAGCTTGGCCAGCGGCGAGTCGCTGCCCTCCTGCCAGGGGGCGGTGCCGTGCTGGTGCTGGGCCAGCAGGAAGCCTGCAATGACGCCGCCCACCCCCCATACCCAGCCGGGCAGGCGGAAGCCCTGGCGCCGGGCGGTGGTGCGTTTGCGGCTGGTGGTGGCGCCACGTTTCTTGGGCGTACGACGGGCAGCCATGGCTTACATCTCCTCCGGGGCGCCGACGCCCAGCAGGTCGAGGCCGTTGCGCAGCACCTGGCGTGTGGCCAGGCCGAGGGCCAGGCGGGCATTGCGCAGCTCGTCGTCGTCGACCATGACTTTCACCGCGTTGTAGCAGGAGTGGAACTCCGCGGCGAGATCCAGCAGGTACTGGGCGACCTGCTGCGGCTCACGGCAGGCGGCGGCATGGGCGACCACCTCGGGGAAGCGCGCCAGACGGTTCATCACCGCCTTCTCCTGGTCCTCCTCCAGCTTCGCCAGGCTGACCATCGCCAGGTCGTGATCGAAGCCGAGCTCCTGGGCCTTCGCCTTGCGCAGCATGCTGCATACCCGGGCATGGGCGTACTGCACGTAGTAGACCGGGTTGTCGTTGGACTGCGAGCGGGCCAGGTCGATGTCGAAGGTGAGCTGCGAGTCGGCGCGGCGCGCGGCGAGGAAGAAGCGCGTGGCGTCGCGGCCGACCTCGTCGATCAGGTCGCGCACGGTGACGTAGCTGCCGGCGCGTTTGGAGAGTTTCACCTCCACGCCGGAGCGGGTCACCATCACCATCTGATGCAGCACGTAGTCGGGCCAGCCTTGAGGGATGCCGGCCTCCAGCGCCTGCAAGCCGGCACGTACCCGCGTGACCGTGGAGTGATGGTCGGCGCCCTGCTCGTTGATCACGGTTTCGAAGCCACGCTGCCACTTGTTCAGGTGATAGGCGACGTCGGGCAGGAAGTAGGTATAGCTGCCGTCGGACTTGCGCATCACCCGGTCCTTGTCGTCGCCGAAATCGGTGGTGCGTAGCCACAGGGCGCCGTCCTGCTCGTAGGTGTGGCCCTTCTCGATCAGCCGTGCGGCCGTTTCCTCGACCTTGCCTTCGCGGTAGAGCGAGGACTCCAGGAAATAGACGTCGAAGGAGACGCCGAAGGCCTTGAGATCGAGGTCCTGCTCGCGACGCAGCCAGGCCACGGCGAAGTCGCGGATGGCGTCGAGGTCGTCGGGGTCGGTCTTGGCGGTCACGTGGCGGTCGTCGGCGTGCACCGTCTCGCCGGCCAGGTAGTCGTTGGCCACCTCGGCGATGTAGTCGCCGCGGTAGCCGTCGTCGGGCCAGGCCTCATCGTCGGGGGTGAGGCCCTTGGCGCGGGCCTGGACGGACAGCGCCAGGTTGGCGATCTGGGCGCCGGCGTCGTTGTAGTAGAACTCGCGGGTCACATCGAAGCCGGTGGCCTCGAGCAACCGCGCGATGCAGTCGCCGATGGCGGCGCCGCGGCCATGTCCCACGTGCAGTGGTCCGGTGGGGTTGGCGGAGACGAACTCCACCTGCACCTTGCGGCCGCCTCCGGCCAGGCTGCGGCCGAAGGTATCGCCCGCCTCGAGCACTTGACGCACGACCTGGGCGGCGGCGTCGGTGGCAGCAAAGAAGTTGATGAAGCCGGGGCCGGCAATCTCGACCTTCGTCACGGCATCGCTTGCCGGCAGCGCTGCGATCAGCGCTTCGGCCAGTTCGCGGGGGTTCCGGCCGGCCGGCTTGGCCAGCATCAGCGCCAGGTTGCTGGCGTAGTCGCCGTGGGCCTTGTCCTTGGTCGGGTCGACCTTGATGGTCGGAGTGGCGTCGGCGGGCAGCGTACCCTGCTGCTTGAGCGTATCGAGGGCGTTCTCGAGCAGGGAAATGATCGTCTCTTTCATGAAGCGGTTATGTCCTGTAGCGGCGGGCGCACGAGGTGATGACGAAGCCTGAGGCACTCGCGAAAGGCGCGGCCACGAAAGTTGGGCTGGTCGGCCATTATCGGCAATTGTGCCGCGGCTTTAAAGGCCGCACTTTCAGGCCAGCGTCTGGGGGTCGACGTCGAGCGACCAGCGTACCCGGCGCGCCTCGGGCGAGGCCTCGAGCCGGGCGGTCAACTGCGCACAGGCGGCATGAAGCTGGCTGCGCCGGCCGGCGCTCAGCATCAACTGGACATGGTAGCGGTTCTGGCGCCGCTCCATGGGGGCGGGCACCGGGCCCAGGCAACTCACGTCGGGGGCATGCTCGGCGACCCACTGCCGCAGCATGGCTGCCGCGTCGCGGCCAAGCGCCATGGCGGCCTCCTCGCGGGGGCTCTCCAGGCGCAGCAGGGCAAGAAAGCGGAAAGGGGGCAGGGCGGCGGCGCGGCGTTCGGCGAGCAACTGCTCGGCCAGGGCGTCGTAGCCGCGATCGGCGAGTAGCCGCAGGTGCGGGTCGTCGGTGTGCAGGGTCTGCACCAGCACGCGCCCCGGATGCGAGGCGCGGCCGGCGCGGCCGGCTACCTGGGTCAGCAATTGGGCGCTGTGCTCGAGGGCACGGAAATCGCTGGCGTAGAGCCCGGCATCGGCATTGATCACGATCACCAGGGTGACATGGGGCAGGTGGTGCCCCTTGGCCAGCATCTGGGTACCAACCAGCAGGCAGGGTGCGCCACGCCTCACTTCGCCCAGGGTCTGCTCGAAGGCGTCGCGGCGGCGCGTGCTGTCGCGGTCGATGCGATGCACCGGCACCTTGGGGAAGAGCGCCGCCAGGGTCTCTTCGGTGCGCTCGGTGCCACTGCCCAGCGGGCGCAGGTCGGCGCTGCCGCAGCCGGGGCAGGCGTCCGGCACCGGGCGGTGCTTGTCGCAATGGTGGCAGGCCAGCATCGGCGGCTGGCGGTGCAGGGTCATGCGCGCGTCGCAGTGGTCGCAGTCGGCCATCCAGCCGCAGGCGTGGCAGGCCAGGGTGGGGGCGAAGCCGCGGCGATTGATGAACACCAGTACCTGATGGCCGGCCTCGAGCGTCTCGCGGATCGCCTCGATGGCCGGAGGAATCAGCCCGCCCTGGCGCGGCCGGCCGCGCAAGTCGATCAGTTCCAGCCGGGCCGGGGCGTGACGGCTGGCGCGCCGGGTCAGGCGCAGATGACGATAGTTGCCGCGTTCGGCGTGGTAGAGGCTCTCCAGCGATGGCGTGGCGCTGCCCAGCAGCAGCGGGATGGCATGATGCTTGGCGCGGGTCACGGCCAGGTCCCGGGCATGGTAACGCAGTCCCTCCTGTTGCTTGAACGAGCCGTCGTGCTCTTC
Proteins encoded in this window:
- a CDS encoding phosphoribosyl-ATP diphosphatase codes for the protein MHDILDELFDVLSQRRSADPAESYVAALHDKGLNKILEKVGEEATETLLAAKDAEAGGDDERKALVAETADLWFHSLVMLSHLGLDHRDVLDELARRFGISGHEEKAARSK
- the ubiB gene encoding ubiquinone biosynthesis regulatory protein kinase UbiB, producing MGFRLLRIMWVITRYRLDTLLPLQRLPWWLRLAFLLSPLRLVPVGRRTGGERLRLALESLGPIFVKFGQLLSTRRDLLPEEIANELRRLQDQVPPFPADEARALVESELRMPLDVAFAHFEPESLASASIAQVHAARLHSGEDVVVKIIRPAIDRVMRQDMALMYRVAGLLTLIPEARRLRPVEVVRDYEATLFDELDLHKEAANTSQLKRNFKDSPLLHVPTVHWSHTRRRVMVQERIHGIPVADIAALKAQGTDLKRLAERGVEIFFTQVFRDNFFHADMHPGNIFVSREHPHDPQYIAIDCGIVGSLTREDQDYLARNLLAFFRQDYYEVAALHIESGWVSEDTRANEFAAAIRTVCEPILEKPLKDISFGQVLLGLFQTARRFNMEVQPQLVLLQKTLLNIEGLGRQLYPDLDLWSTAKPYLERWMHERAGPVGLWESLKRQAPELSRQLPELPSVAHQALSRIEHEHRQRRRQAQALGGIQHQLREGRRGGRRLRLGLLLAGLALAWQPLATWAAGQPWPILAAGLLGLLLLAWQ
- a CDS encoding SCP2 domain-containing protein, with the translated sequence MTLIPPLLLAGIERTLNALLARDLAAPTRLARLTGSRLLLRLEHPSLALLLSFHSHGVDLMRQEVPDESSADAVVELDAETLGELLGGETIERLMFSGRLAVRGRVHLLEEVRDLFFDLDLDWEAELARWLGGVPAHSLAEGIRRMARWGLRAQQEMRADIAEYVFEEARLLPGRQQLETLRDHLTELEMATDRLEARLARLRRRLEREATS
- the ubiE gene encoding bifunctional demethylmenaquinone methyltransferase/2-methoxy-6-polyprenyl-1,4-benzoquinol methylase UbiE, which encodes MSPHSTPGDQRTTHFGYQEVPVEEKASRVADVFHSVAARYDVMNDLMSLGIHRLWKRLTIERSGVRPGHSVLDIAGGTGDLTLKFSRMVGPRGRVVLADINESMLRVGRDKLLDNGVGGNVEYVQANAECLPFPDNSFDCITIAFGLRNVTDKDAALRSMARVLKPGGRLLVLEFSKPNNPVLTRAYDEYSFRLLPFMGQMVAGDADSYRYLAESIRMHPDQETLKGMMEAAGLERVEYTNLTGGIVALHRGIKL
- a CDS encoding DUF971 domain-containing protein → MPAPIPSKIHYHKKARELELTYADGESHRLPVEYLRVYSPSAEVRGHHPSQAVLQVGKKDVGLKNIEPVGRYAVKLAFDDGHDSGLFSWEYLHELIEHREAYWADYLERLEKAGASREPLGIEIKQL
- the hslU gene encoding ATP-dependent protease ATPase subunit HslU, with product MSQMTPREIVHALDQFIVGQQDAKRAVAIALRNRWRRMQLDDDLRPEVTPKNILMIGPTGVGKTEIARRLAKLARAPFIKVEATKFTEVGYVGRDVESIIRDLTEAAIKLVREQAKDEVSHRAEDAAEDRILDALLPPPRGQEDSPRSDSSTRQIFRKKLREGDLDDKEIDIEITPQGPGIDIMTPPGMEEMTSQLQSLFSNMGRQKTESRRVKVKDAFALLRDEEAAKLVNEEEIKHRAIDAVEQNGIVFLDEIDKVAKGSGQSSGGEVSREGVQRDLLPLIEGSTVSTKYGMVKTDHILFIASGAFHLSRPSDLIPELQGRLPIRVELEALTPEDFKRILTEPSAALTKQYKALLATEGLEIDFTEDGIERIAEIAWKVNEGTENIGARRLHTVMERLLEDASFKGADFGGPLSVDAAYVDSQLGELAMDEDLSRYIL
- the hslV gene encoding ATP-dependent protease subunit HslV, translated to MTTIVSVRRGDQVALAGDGQVSLGNTVMKGNASKVRRLYRGQVLAGFAGGTADAFTLFERFEAQLEKYQGNLVKAAVELAKDWRTDRALRRLEALLAVADKNASLIITGNGDVVEPERGIIAIGSGGNFALAAARALLENTDLPAKEITEKSLEIAGDICVFTNHHVTLETL
- a CDS encoding SPOR domain-containing protein codes for the protein MAARRTPKKRGATTSRKRTTARRQGFRLPGWVWGVGGVIAGFLLAQHQHGTAPWQEGSDSPLAKLMPRTPTEVSEPAPTIEPREPPMPTFEFYTLLPEEVVAPKEVASTASPPEPTVEVPPPLDANAASEPVPADDPIAQVIAANLRDEVNATPANEAEAPAGTRYMLQAASFRQPEDAEQLRQRLRNLSLVAQVSQVQSADGQTWHRVMVGPYDDTRELNRAEDLMTTQGITPLRHRATN
- the argS gene encoding arginine--tRNA ligase codes for the protein MKETIISLLENALDTLKQQGTLPADATPTIKVDPTKDKAHGDYASNLALMLAKPAGRNPRELAEALIAALPASDAVTKVEIAGPGFINFFAATDAAAQVVRQVLEAGDTFGRSLAGGGRKVQVEFVSANPTGPLHVGHGRGAAIGDCIARLLEATGFDVTREFYYNDAGAQIANLALSVQARAKGLTPDDEAWPDDGYRGDYIAEVANDYLAGETVHADDRHVTAKTDPDDLDAIRDFAVAWLRREQDLDLKAFGVSFDVYFLESSLYREGKVEETAARLIEKGHTYEQDGALWLRTTDFGDDKDRVMRKSDGSYTYFLPDVAYHLNKWQRGFETVINEQGADHHSTVTRVRAGLQALEAGIPQGWPDYVLHQMVMVTRSGVEVKLSKRAGSYVTVRDLIDEVGRDATRFFLAARRADSQLTFDIDLARSQSNDNPVYYVQYAHARVCSMLRKAKAQELGFDHDLAMVSLAKLEEDQEKAVMNRLARFPEVVAHAAACREPQQVAQYLLDLAAEFHSCYNAVKVMVDDDELRNARLALGLATRQVLRNGLDLLGVGAPEEM
- a CDS encoding primosomal protein N'; translated protein: MPDSISSLPPRVLRVAVPTPLRRLFDYRPNRDAPPGGWRPGIRVRVPFGRRQVIGVVMELGDRSDFPLDRLKPVEAWLDAEPLPEDWLWLCRFTARYYQHSLGDTLHQALPVLLRQGRPLAGRIRERWQALAVAGDDDPRLKRAPRQAELLAMLRQHPHGLPTQAVLAHNFSREQLLALIDKGLAERHEDPLTAAEPATAQLLAEPALPLNREQATALAAVHERLDGFHPCLLHGVTGSGKTEVYLQLIEAVVARGRQALLLVPEIGLTPQTLARFRSRFRVPVVALHSGLTDNERLDAWEAVASGRAPIVIGTRSAIFTPLARPGVIIVDEEHDGSFKQQEGLRYHARDLAVTRAKHHAIPLLLGSATPSLESLYHAERGNYRHLRLTRRASRHAPARLELIDLRGRPRQGGLIPPAIEAIRETLEAGHQVLVFINRRGFAPTLACHACGWMADCDHCDARMTLHRQPPMLACHHCDKHRPVPDACPGCGSADLRPLGSGTERTEETLAALFPKVPVHRIDRDSTRRRDAFEQTLGEVRRGAPCLLVGTQMLAKGHHLPHVTLVIVINADAGLYASDFRALEHSAQLLTQVAGRAGRASHPGRVLVQTLHTDDPHLRLLADRGYDALAEQLLAERRAAALPPFRFLALLRLESPREEAAMALGRDAAAMLRQWVAEHAPDVSCLGPVPAPMERRQNRYHVQLMLSAGRRSQLHAACAQLTARLEASPEARRVRWSLDVDPQTLA